From Ipomoea triloba cultivar NCNSP0323 chromosome 5, ASM357664v1, the proteins below share one genomic window:
- the LOC116020296 gene encoding uncharacterized protein LOC116020296, translating into MDHHHHSRHLMFKLSKFDDWKVRMQAHLFVIHDEMWDVITDSPIQILIVNANRVAEGESTLEPIAKTKSAYTTEERTHSNLDSIARDILYKTLGETFPRVRKCKAAKEMWETLMLIGKGDKQKKERKLTIARKKFEDFKIGATESIVEMETRFMKLLSEVADLGKEPTQKEINLKILDTHEK; encoded by the coding sequence atggatcatcatcatcattctagGCATCTTATGTTTAAGTTGTCAAAATTTGACGATTGGAAGGTACGAATGCAGGCACATCTCTTTGTGATACACGATGAAATGTGGGACGTTATCACTGATAGTCCCATACAAATCTTGATCGTTAATGCTAATCGAGTAGCAGAAGGAGAAAGCACACTTGAACCCATCGCCAAAACAAAATCTGCTTACACAACTGAAGAAAGAACTCACAGCAATTTGGATAGTATTGCACGGGATATTCTCTACAAGACTCTTGGCGAGACGTTTCCAAGAGTGAGAAAGTGCAAGGCTGCAAAGGAGATGTGGGAGACTCTCATGCTCATAGGCAAAGGAGATAAGcaaaaaaaggagagaaagcTCACCATTGCCAGGAAAAAGTTTGAGGACTTTAAGATCGGAGCAACCGAGTCCATCGTGGAAATGGAAACCAGATTTATGAAGTTGCTAAGTGAGGTGGCTGATTTAGGCAAAGAGCCGACACAGAAGGAGATCAATCTAAAGATTCTCGACACACATGAGAAATGA
- the LOC116020297 gene encoding myb-like protein A: MEDWIRTFDKLFDAVNCPMEHRVDTAAYYLQQEADNWWANVGPVLRQQPNFGWETFKEEMRGRFYPAHVKMAKYDEFLHLRQPGSMTVQEYYAKFLALARFSPALVPDEPRKAEKFINGLNFETQKVVCALTFQTLNEAYSSAASHYRVQQIQKDINGRNKRKIDDDVQQGDKRPKFNSFEPNRNFQRNSNNNNGRNRQGQGQGFVKRNQMGDRHFNCRICKRDHPGTDCQGNLVKCYNCNKMGHRAYECYAKKNGDTQNQGQNMNGSNQNGNRPGNPGNRGGNGGGNHNQGNKNGNNNNYTQNKNGGNGQGRIFVMSRAQAEANDVVSGIFLVNSIHAYVLFDSGASNSFISSTFVKKLGIEPTSKIKINVKIASGRVMTCEDMYENLSIVIAGTNFPGDLIQFELDDIDVVLGMDWLGKFKAKIICNEQKVILRGTNGKRVSYKGNIIKLDVKLVTMQRMKKYVEKGHEAY, translated from the coding sequence ATGGAAGATTGGATCCGCACCTTTGATAAGCTATTTGATGCCGTTAATTGCCCGATGGAACATAGAGTGGACACGGCTGCGTATTACCTTCAGCAGGAGGCTGACAACTGGTGGGCTAATGTTGGACCGGTACTACGCCAGCAACCCAACTTTGGCTGGGAAACTTTCAAGGAGGAGATGAGAGGAAGATTTTACCCAGCCCATGTCAAGATGGCCAAATATGATGAATTCCTACACCTGAGACAACCAGGAAGCATGACAGTTCAAGAATATTATGCTAAGTTCTTGGCACTAGCGCGATTTTCACCTGCTTTAGTTCCGGATGAGCCTAGGAAGGCCGAGAAGTTTATTAATGGACTGAATTTTGAGACACAAAAGGTTGTATGTGCATTGACGTTCCAGACCCTAAACGAGGCCTACAGTAGTGCTGCCAGTCATTATCGAGTGCAGCAGATTCAGAAGGACATAAATGGAAGGAACAAAAGGAAGATAGATGACGATGTGCAACAAGGAGATAAGCGACCTAAGTTTAATTCTTTTGAGCCAAACCGAAATTTCCAAAGaaatagtaacaacaataatggCAGAAATCGTCAGGGTCAAGGCCAAGGATTTGTGAAGAGGAATCAAATGGGGGACAGGCACTTTAACTGTAGGATATGCAAGAGGGATCACCCAGGAACAGACTGTCAAGGAAATTTGGTGAAGTGCTATAACTGCAACAAGATGGGACATAGGGCCTATGAGTGCTACGCCAAGAAGAATGGGGATACTCAAAATCAAGGGCAGAACATGAATGGAAGTAATCAAAATGGGAACAGGCCCGGGAATCCTGGAAACCGAGGTGGAAATGGTGGTGGGAATCACAATCAGGGCAATAAGAATGGGAACAACAACAACTACACTCAGAACAAAAATGGTGGCAATGGGCAAGGGCGGATCTTTGTTATGAGCAGAGCCCAAGCAGAAGCTAATGATGTGGTTTCAGGTATATTCTTAGTAAACTCTATACATGCTTATGTATTATTTGACTCTGGTGCGTCAAATTCGTTTATATCTTCTACTTTTGTTAAGAAATTGGGGATAGAGCCAACTTCTAAGATAAAGATAAATGTAAAGATAGCCTCGGGTAGAGTGATGACTTGTGAGGATATGTACGAAAACCTGTCAATTGTTATTGCTGGAACAAACTTCCCTGGAGACTTAATacaatttgaattagatgacaTAGATGTGGTGTTAGGCATGGATTGGTTAGGCAAGTTTAAGGCCAAAATCATATGCAATGAACAAAAGGTGATTCTAAGAGGTACCAATGGAAAGCGAGTGTCATACAAAGGAAATATAATCAAACTAGATGTGAAATTGGTGACCATGCAAAGAATGAAGAAGTACGTGGAGAAAGGCCATGAAGCTTACTAG